A single window of Pogoniulus pusillus isolate bPogPus1 chromosome 11, bPogPus1.pri, whole genome shotgun sequence DNA harbors:
- the GSG1L2 gene encoding germ cell-specific gene 1-like protein 2, whose translation MPGPAPASDGRQRASAAFSLSCLSLVFSVTAFSSSYWCEGTRKVAKPFCKGQSKGERCIRFNSPDANSSNAVQYIWETGDDKFIDRRFHAGIWHSCEEVINGEGEKCRSFISLTQAADRGVLWLSIVAELLYIILLVTGVILMSVEMCYCSTVIDGLKLSAFSALLTVLAGLLGMVAHMMYTTVFQMTVNLGPEDWRPHTWDYGWSYCLAWTSFACCMAAAVTTINKYTKTLLEFKHKREMLERSIRIECNFPAQAGPEKACNVYVNSFCSSTEDPARPVQSLRHLATISVL comes from the exons ATGCCAGGTCCAGCCCCAGCTTCAGACGGGCGGCAGAGAGCCTCAGCAGCTTTTtctctcagctgcctgtcttTAGTTTTCTCTGTCACAGCATTCAGCAGCAGCTACTGGTGCGAGGGGACGAGGAAAGTTGCCAAACCCTTCTGCAAGGGCCAGAGCAAAGGGGAGCGCTGCATCCGCTTCAACAGCCCCGATGCCAACAGCAGCAATGCTGTGCAGTACATCTGGGAGACAGGAGATGACAAATTCATTGACAGGAGGTTTCACGCTGGCATTTGGCATTCCTGTGAAGAAGTGATAAATGGAGAGG GTGAGAAATGCAGAAGTTTCATCAGCCTGACCCAAGCTGCTGACCGAG GGGTTCTGTGGTTGTCTATTGTAGCAGAGCTCCTGTACATCATTTTGCTTGTGACAGGAGTCATCCTGATGTCAGTGGAAATGTGCTACTGCAGCACTGTCATCGACGGGCTGAAGCTCAGCGCCTTCTCCGCGCTGCTCACCGTGCTGGCAG GTCTCCTGGGCATGGTTGCTCACATGATGTACACAACTGTTTTCCAAATGACTGTCAATCTTGGTCCTGAAGACTGGAGGCCTCACACCTGGGATTATGGCTGGTCCTACTG CCTCGCCTGGACTTCCTTCGCTTGCtgcatggctgctgctgtcaccactATTAATAAATACACAAAGACTCTCCTGGAATTCAAGCACAAAAGAGAAATGCTGGAAAGAAGTATAAGGATTGAATGCAAttttcctgctcaggcaggtccagagaaagctTGCAATGTCTACGTGAACTCTTTCTGCAGCAGTACAGAGGACCCTGCACGCCCAGTTCAAAGCTTGCGCCACTTGGCCACCATCTCAGTGCTGTAG
- the DHRS7C gene encoding dehydrogenase/reductase SDR family member 7C, whose translation MGLLAVLALPLLLLGLSGIIYIYQTVRWLLSKSAAQNKVVVITDAISGLGKECSRVFHTGGARLVLCGRTWEKLEALYDALISVADPSLTYAPKLILLDISDINCIRDVAKEILNCYGCVDVLINNASMKVKGAVQSISLELDKKIMDANYFGPITLTKAILPNMISRRTGQIVLINSIQGKIGIPFRAAYAASKHAAAGFFDCLRAEMEEFNISVSTVNPTFICSYHSQPPSANWEASMWKFFFRKVAYGVHPVEVAEEVLRTVCRKKQEVLMANPIPRAAVYIRTFFPDLFFAIVASGIREKQKSKEEN comes from the exons ATGGGTCTTCTTGCTGTGCTTGCTCTTCCACTGCTTCTCTTGGGGCTTAGTGGGATTATTTACATTTACCAGACAGTCAGATGGCTGTTGTCCAAGTCAGCTGCACAGAACAAGGTGGTGGTGATCACAGATGCCATCTCTGGACTGGGCAAGG AATGCTCTCGAGTGTTTCACACGGGAGGAGCAAGGCTTGTGTTGTGTGGCAGGACGTGGGAGAAGTTAGAAGCTTTGTATGATGCTTTAATCAGTGTGGCAGATCCCAGCCTG ACATATGCACCCAAGCTCATTCTTCTGGATATCTCAGACATCAACTGCATTCGAGACGTGGCTAAAGAAATCTTGAACTGCTATGGCTGTGTGGATGTACTGATCAACAATGCAAGCATGAAGGTGaaaggagcagtgcagagcatcTCACTGGAACTCGATAAAAAGATAATGGATGCCAACTATTTTGGACCTATAACATTAACCAAAG ccatTCTTCCCAACATGATCTCAAGAAGAACTGGCCAAATTGTTCTGATTAATAGCATCCAAGGGAAAATAGGAATCCCATTTCGTGCAGCCT aTGCTGCTTCCAAGcatgctgctgcaggcttcttTGATTGTCTCAGAGCTGAAATGGAAGAATTCAACATTTCTGTCAGCACTGTGAACCCGACCTTCATCTGTTCCTACCACAGCCAACCCCCATCCGCCAACTGGGAGGCATCGATGTGGAAAT TCTTTTTCAGGAAGGTGGCCTACGGTGTGCACCCAGTGGAGGTGGCAGAGGAAGTCTTGCGCACAGTGtgcaggaagaagcaggaggtgCTGATGGCCAACCCcatccccagggcagcagtttACATCCGCACCTTCTTCCCTGACCTCTTTTTTGCCATTGTGGCCTCAGGGATTAGGGAAAAGCAGAAGTCAAAAGAGGAAAACTAA